The following are from one region of the Stigmatella ashevillena genome:
- a CDS encoding tRNA-(ms[2]io[6]A)-hydroxylase, whose translation MSRPTPSRRPLSGEGPVFLHSPTDPRWLPLALEHFNDVLIDHAHCEKKAAANALSLLQAYPDLPGLPAQMARLAREESAHLARVLDLMAARGLTLNRDAGDPYAQGLQKLIRTPSPDRRVDRLLVAAIIEARSCERLSLLAEGLEDPALRRFYGELAQSEDGHQSLFYRLAVTASGDEAAVKERLEALLAGEALVVAAVGLRAAIH comes from the coding sequence ATGTCCCGCCCGACCCCCAGCCGCCGTCCCCTCTCCGGAGAGGGCCCCGTCTTCCTGCATTCGCCCACGGATCCACGCTGGCTGCCGCTGGCGCTCGAGCACTTCAACGACGTGCTCATCGATCATGCCCACTGCGAAAAGAAGGCGGCGGCCAACGCCCTGTCGCTGCTCCAGGCCTATCCGGACCTGCCGGGCCTGCCCGCGCAGATGGCCCGGCTGGCCCGCGAAGAGAGCGCCCACCTGGCCCGGGTGCTCGATTTGATGGCCGCGCGGGGCCTGACCTTGAACCGTGACGCGGGAGACCCCTATGCCCAGGGGCTCCAGAAGCTCATCCGGACCCCTTCTCCGGACCGCCGGGTGGACCGCCTGCTGGTGGCCGCCATCATCGAGGCCCGTTCCTGCGAGCGCCTGTCCCTGCTCGCCGAGGGGTTGGAGGATCCAGCCCTGCGCCGGTTTTATGGAGAGCTGGCCCAGTCCGAGGACGGCCACCAATCCCTCTTCTATCGCCTGGCCGTGACGGCCTCGGGGGACGAAGCCGCGGTGAAGGAGCGACTCGAAGCGTTGCTGGCGGGAGAAGCCCTGGTCGTGGCCGCCGTGGGACTGCGCGCGGCCATCCACTGA